From Bordetella flabilis, the proteins below share one genomic window:
- the eno gene encoding phosphopyruvate hydratase, whose product MSAIVDIIGREILDSRGNPTVECDVLLESGAMGRAAVPSGASTGAREAIELRDGDKNRYGGKGVLRAVENLNTEISEALMGLDAQEQTFVDRTLIELDGTDSKERLGANAILAASMAVARAAADESGLSLYRYFGGSGPMSMPVPMMNVINGGAHANNTLDLQEFMILPVGAGSFREALRWGAEVFHALKKLINAQGMSTAVGDEGGFAPNVPNHEAAIQLILKAIDEAGYEAGSQIALGLDCASSEFFRDGKYTLQGEGGISLSSQEFANLLATWCDKYPIISIEDGMAENDWDGWKLLTDQLGKKVQLVGDDLFVTNTRILKEGINKGVANSILIKINQIGTLTETFAAIEMAKRAGYTAVVSHRSGETEDSTIADIAVATNAMQIKTGSLSRSDRMAKYNQLLRIEEELAEVASYPGREAFYNLR is encoded by the coding sequence ATGAGTGCAATTGTCGACATCATCGGGCGCGAGATCCTCGATTCGCGCGGCAACCCGACCGTGGAATGCGATGTGCTGCTGGAATCCGGCGCCATGGGCCGCGCGGCGGTGCCCTCCGGCGCCTCGACCGGCGCGCGCGAAGCCATCGAACTGCGCGACGGCGACAAGAACCGGTACGGCGGCAAGGGCGTGCTGCGCGCCGTGGAGAACCTGAACACCGAGATTTCCGAAGCCCTGATGGGCCTGGACGCGCAGGAGCAGACCTTCGTCGACCGTACCTTGATCGAACTCGACGGCACGGACAGCAAGGAGCGCCTGGGCGCCAATGCCATCCTGGCTGCCAGCATGGCCGTTGCCCGCGCCGCAGCCGACGAATCCGGCCTGTCGCTGTATCGCTATTTCGGCGGCAGCGGCCCGATGAGCATGCCCGTGCCGATGATGAATGTCATCAACGGCGGTGCGCATGCGAACAATACGCTGGATCTGCAGGAGTTCATGATCCTGCCCGTGGGCGCCGGCAGCTTCCGCGAAGCCCTGCGCTGGGGCGCCGAAGTGTTCCATGCCCTGAAGAAGCTGATCAACGCCCAAGGCATGTCGACGGCGGTGGGCGACGAAGGTGGCTTCGCGCCCAACGTGCCGAATCACGAAGCGGCTATCCAGCTCATCCTGAAGGCCATAGACGAAGCCGGCTATGAGGCCGGCAGCCAGATCGCCCTGGGCCTGGACTGCGCCAGCTCCGAGTTCTTCCGCGACGGCAAGTACACCTTGCAGGGCGAGGGCGGCATTTCGCTCAGCTCGCAGGAATTCGCCAATCTGCTCGCCACGTGGTGCGACAAGTATCCGATCATCTCCATCGAGGACGGCATGGCCGAAAATGATTGGGACGGCTGGAAGCTCCTGACCGATCAGCTCGGCAAGAAGGTGCAACTGGTCGGGGACGATCTGTTCGTGACCAACACCCGCATCCTGAAGGAAGGCATCAACAAGGGCGTGGCGAATTCCATCCTGATCAAGATCAACCAGATTGGCACGCTGACCGAAACCTTCGCGGCCATCGAAATGGCCAAGCGCGCCGGGTATACCGCGGTCGTATCGCATCGCTCCGGCGAAACCGAGGACTCGACGATCGCCGATATCGCGGTGGCGACCAACGCCATGCAGATCAAGACCGGCTCGTTGTCGCGTTCCGACCGCATGGCGAAATACAACCAGCTGCTGCGCATCGAGGAAGAACTGGCCGAGGTGGCGTCCTATCCGGGCCGGGAAGCCTTCTACAACCTGCGCTAA
- a CDS encoding IPT/TIG domain-containing protein, protein MHDRRSHGRCSHDRPLALLRNVHSGATGLLAACLLIAGVSPARSSTSAGSVSGYEDSPLSIAVVPNSQKAYATASFSPGSPIAVIDTGKSAVTGYVSGYYNLLPGYVGVSPDGRVAAALDYQTSAIYIIDTATDAVVGQVAFATQPDPGNGYFSTVAFSRDAKTAYATYRVLGKDDPGLTVIDVENKKATGSIDGWGISIASSPTQDKAYLTAGSEVAVIDTKQNARRGSVQNMQQYVRGFGAYAAAFSPDGRTAYIGGSDGNQNPAIVVVDAAKDTATGAVDLSEWAGCGWGGPSVFDVIFAPDGKTAFAQLGGAGCRNPDQGGTLVIDATTNTPGGTIPGLPLGGWTRSWSNGTSVLAASPDSKRVYLALIGQFNGDRDYIAVANLVPAIAKTALPSSGPAKGTQVTIRGANLQGTTAVYFGGADYQGKDLVVVSDSEITVTAPPHPVGVVDVTVVNPGGNATMPNGFTYITILPAP, encoded by the coding sequence ATGCACGATCGGCGTTCTCATGGCCGGTGTTCTCATGATCGGCCCCTCGCGTTGCTGCGCAATGTCCATTCCGGGGCAACCGGCTTGCTCGCCGCGTGCCTGTTGATCGCCGGTGTTTCGCCGGCCCGGTCGAGTACGTCGGCGGGTTCCGTAAGCGGCTATGAGGACTCCCCGCTGTCCATCGCGGTGGTTCCGAACAGCCAGAAGGCATACGCGACAGCCTCGTTTTCCCCGGGTAGCCCGATCGCGGTTATCGACACCGGCAAGAGCGCTGTTACGGGCTACGTCAGCGGCTACTACAATCTTCTACCCGGATATGTCGGAGTCTCGCCCGACGGCCGCGTCGCGGCGGCGCTGGATTATCAAACCAGCGCCATCTACATCATCGACACCGCAACGGACGCGGTGGTCGGCCAAGTCGCATTCGCAACCCAGCCGGATCCCGGCAATGGCTATTTCTCCACGGTGGCGTTTTCGCGCGATGCCAAAACCGCTTATGCCACCTATAGGGTGCTGGGCAAGGACGACCCCGGACTTACCGTAATCGATGTAGAGAACAAAAAGGCCACCGGCAGCATCGACGGCTGGGGCATCTCTATCGCCAGTTCTCCCACGCAGGACAAGGCCTACCTTACCGCCGGCTCCGAAGTGGCCGTCATCGACACGAAGCAAAACGCACGGCGGGGTTCGGTCCAGAACATGCAGCAATACGTGCGTGGCTTCGGGGCATACGCAGCAGCCTTTTCCCCCGATGGCCGGACTGCCTATATAGGAGGAAGCGACGGCAACCAGAATCCGGCCATCGTCGTGGTGGACGCGGCCAAGGACACCGCGACCGGCGCCGTGGACCTGAGCGAATGGGCGGGTTGCGGTTGGGGCGGGCCTTCCGTATTCGACGTCATCTTCGCGCCTGATGGAAAGACCGCCTTTGCCCAACTGGGTGGTGCGGGCTGTAGGAATCCAGATCAGGGCGGTACGCTGGTGATCGATGCAACGACGAACACGCCCGGCGGCACGATCCCGGGGCTTCCGCTCGGCGGCTGGACCCGGTCCTGGTCCAACGGAACGTCGGTCCTCGCTGCGAGCCCGGACAGCAAGCGCGTCTACCTGGCGCTGATAGGGCAGTTCAACGGTGACCGGGACTACATCGCCGTGGCGAACCTTGTGCCCGCAATCGCCAAAACGGCATTGCCATCGAGCGGCCCGGCCAAAGGCACCCAGGTGACGATCCGCGGGGCGAATCTGCAGGGCACGACGGCGGTGTATTTCGGGGGCGCCGACTACCAGGGCAAGGATCTGGTTGTCGTATCCGATTCCGAGATCACGGTAACGGCGCCGCCACACCCGGTAGGCGTGGTCGATGTGACCGTCGTGAATCCGGGGGGCAATGCCACCATGCCCAACGGTTTCACCTACATCACCATATTGCCCGCGCCATAA
- a CDS encoding TadE family protein, whose amino-acid sequence MLFGITLATQACAIPRYPPRQHGAAMVEFATAALPLLVAGLLVVEAARWHVVRQILNLALLDAARAGATAHARPQVIDDAFEHGLLPLFVPPGQHRSAHARMRADLLEVTRRTGLLPWRIDILAPSGTAYADFGDAALRVDGARGLPVINNDYQAEQHARRRSQGWHDGRGPLSGQTIFEANTLRLRLTYIHAPLVPAVRAVLRAIGAAAPMDQAALRAGMLTMVMEMALPMQSHPVHWPAPQGSYRAARAALGTADPRTRRPGQQDGRWAPFAAPVGAGSERRLPTAPAPRAWPPPQASVAPTVASRLTAPGPAGDAASDLHPAACGVLLCCVE is encoded by the coding sequence ATGCTTTTCGGTATTACCCTTGCCACGCAAGCGTGCGCCATCCCGCGATATCCGCCGCGCCAGCACGGCGCCGCGATGGTGGAGTTCGCCACGGCCGCCCTGCCGCTGCTCGTCGCTGGCTTGCTCGTGGTCGAAGCGGCGCGATGGCACGTGGTGCGGCAAATCCTCAACCTGGCCCTGCTCGACGCCGCACGCGCCGGCGCCACCGCGCACGCACGGCCGCAGGTCATCGATGACGCGTTCGAGCACGGCCTGCTGCCTTTGTTCGTCCCGCCGGGACAGCACCGCAGCGCGCACGCCCGCATGCGGGCCGACCTGCTGGAAGTTACCCGCCGCACGGGGTTGCTGCCATGGCGCATCGATATCCTCGCGCCGTCCGGCACGGCGTACGCGGATTTCGGCGACGCCGCGCTGCGCGTCGACGGCGCGCGCGGCCTGCCGGTCATCAATAATGACTACCAGGCGGAGCAGCATGCGCGCAGGCGATCCCAGGGCTGGCACGACGGGCGCGGACCGCTGTCGGGACAGACGATCTTCGAGGCCAATACGCTGCGTTTGCGGCTGACCTATATCCATGCCCCCCTGGTGCCCGCGGTGCGGGCCGTGCTACGTGCGATCGGCGCGGCAGCACCCATGGACCAGGCCGCCCTGCGCGCCGGCATGCTGACGATGGTCATGGAAATGGCGCTGCCGATGCAGTCGCATCCGGTCCACTGGCCCGCGCCGCAGGGCTCGTACCGGGCGGCGCGGGCGGCCCTGGGCACGGCGGACCCCAGGACGCGGCGCCCAGGGCAGCAGGACGGACGGTGGGCGCCTTTTGCCGCCCCCGTGGGCGCCGGGTCCGAACGACGCTTGCCAACGGCACCGGCTCCAAGGGCATGGCCGCCGCCCCAGGCTTCTGTCGCGCCTACCGTCGCGAGCCGGCTGACGGCGCCCGGACCAGCCGGCGATGCGGCGTCCGACCTGCACCCCGCTGCCTGCGGCGTCCTGCTGTGTTGCGTCGAATGA
- a CDS encoding acyl-CoA synthetase, translating to MNDQYQALYQSFRWLVPTQFNIAEVCCHRWAESTVDARRIAIYYEDEAGNREVWTYRRLAEAANQLANGLVRMGVGKGDRVAVVLGQRPETAVVHMATYSVGAVIVPLSGLFGPEALESRLRDAEARVAVVDAASSANLLSVAEQCPALQQIIGIGFADERVLPWRSLLARQPSAFKRINTLATDPAILLYTSGTTGAPKGALLPHCALIGNLPGFVASQNWFPKQGDVFWSPADWAWTGGMMDALLPTLYFGHPIVGTRGRFSPERAFELMERYQVTNTFLFPTALKAMMKSVPAPRERYRLVLRGLMSAGESVGETVFEWCRSALGITPNEMFGQTEMNYLVGNSNQRWPAKPGSMGRPYPGHQVAVIDEDGNPVRAGEVGDIALNRYDIHGDPDPILFLGYWRNPSATAAKFSGDWCRTGDLARLDEDGYLWYAGRSDDVFKSAGYRIGPGEIESCLLGHPAVANAAVVPKPDPERGALVKAYVVLTPEYAGQPQESIVQGLQDHVRQRLAPYEYPKEIEFIDELPMTTTGKVQRRLLRQREEDKASGGQPA from the coding sequence ATGAACGATCAATACCAGGCGCTTTATCAATCATTCCGCTGGCTCGTACCCACCCAGTTCAATATCGCGGAAGTCTGCTGCCACCGTTGGGCGGAAAGCACCGTGGATGCGCGCCGTATCGCCATCTACTACGAAGACGAAGCGGGCAATCGGGAAGTATGGACCTACCGGCGCCTGGCCGAAGCCGCCAACCAGTTGGCCAACGGGTTGGTACGCATGGGAGTCGGCAAAGGCGACCGCGTAGCTGTTGTATTGGGACAACGTCCAGAGACCGCCGTGGTCCACATGGCGACCTATAGCGTGGGCGCCGTCATTGTCCCCTTGTCGGGACTGTTCGGCCCGGAGGCCCTCGAAAGCCGCTTGCGCGACGCCGAAGCCCGCGTCGCCGTCGTCGATGCGGCGTCCAGCGCCAATCTGCTGTCGGTGGCGGAGCAATGCCCTGCCCTGCAGCAAATCATCGGCATCGGCTTCGCGGATGAACGCGTCCTGCCCTGGCGCAGCCTTCTGGCGCGCCAGCCTTCGGCTTTCAAGCGCATCAACACCCTGGCCACCGATCCGGCCATCCTGCTCTATACCTCGGGCACGACAGGAGCGCCCAAAGGCGCCTTGCTGCCGCATTGCGCCCTGATCGGCAACCTGCCGGGGTTCGTCGCCTCGCAGAACTGGTTCCCCAAGCAGGGCGACGTGTTCTGGTCGCCCGCCGATTGGGCCTGGACGGGCGGCATGATGGACGCCCTGCTTCCTACGCTGTATTTCGGCCATCCGATTGTAGGCACGCGCGGGCGCTTTTCCCCCGAGCGCGCTTTCGAACTGATGGAGCGCTACCAGGTCACCAATACCTTCCTGTTCCCCACCGCCCTGAAGGCGATGATGAAGTCCGTGCCGGCGCCGCGCGAACGGTACCGCCTGGTATTGCGCGGACTGATGAGCGCGGGCGAAAGCGTTGGAGAAACCGTATTCGAATGGTGCCGGTCCGCGCTCGGCATCACGCCGAACGAAATGTTCGGCCAGACCGAAATGAACTACCTGGTGGGCAACAGCAACCAGCGCTGGCCCGCCAAGCCGGGCAGCATGGGACGTCCCTACCCTGGGCATCAGGTAGCCGTTATCGACGAGGACGGCAACCCGGTGAGGGCCGGCGAAGTCGGCGACATCGCGCTGAATCGCTACGACATCCACGGCGATCCCGACCCCATCCTGTTCCTCGGCTACTGGCGCAACCCGTCCGCCACGGCGGCCAAGTTTTCGGGCGACTGGTGCAGAACCGGCGACCTGGCCCGCCTGGATGAGGACGGCTACCTCTGGTATGCGGGCCGCAGCGACGATGTATTCAAGTCGGCGGGCTACCGCATCGGCCCGGGAGAAATCGAAAGCTGCCTGCTTGGGCATCCCGCCGTGGCCAACGCCGCGGTCGTGCCCAAGCCCGATCCGGAACGCGGCGCCCTGGTGAAAGCCTATGTGGTCCTGACGCCGGAGTACGCCGGACAGCCGCAGGAATCCATTGTGCAGGGGCTGCAGGATCACGTTCGCCAACGGCTGGCGCCATACGAATATCCGAAGGAAATCGAATTCATCGATGAGTTGCCCATGACGACGACCGGCAAGGTTCAGCGCCGGTTGTTGCGGCAGCGTGAAGAGGACAAGGCGTCCGGCGGCCAGCCCGCCTGA
- the kdsA gene encoding 3-deoxy-8-phosphooctulonate synthase produces MKLCGFEAGLQHPFFLIAGPCVIESRELAFETAGKLKEITGKLGIPFIYKSSFDKANRSSGKSYRGPGMDEGLKILDDVRAQLGVPVLTDVHDTPQVADVAAVVDVLQTPAFLCRQTDFIRACAATLKPVNIKKGQFLAPHDMKQVALKARDAAIEAGGDGNTIMVCERGVSFGYNNLVSDMRSLAIMRETDCPVVFDATHSVQLPGGQGTSSGGQREFVPVLARAAVAVGVAGLFMETHPNPACALSDGPNAVPLHRMAELLESLVALDRIVKAAPFIEASFD; encoded by the coding sequence ATGAAGCTCTGCGGTTTCGAAGCTGGATTGCAGCATCCCTTTTTCCTGATTGCGGGTCCCTGCGTCATCGAGTCCCGTGAACTGGCGTTCGAGACCGCGGGCAAGCTGAAGGAAATCACCGGCAAGCTGGGGATACCCTTCATCTACAAGAGCTCCTTCGACAAGGCCAACCGCAGTTCCGGCAAGTCGTATCGCGGGCCGGGCATGGACGAAGGACTCAAGATCCTGGACGACGTCCGCGCGCAGTTGGGCGTGCCGGTACTGACCGACGTCCACGATACGCCGCAGGTCGCGGACGTGGCGGCAGTGGTCGATGTGCTGCAGACGCCGGCCTTCCTGTGCCGTCAGACGGACTTCATCCGCGCCTGCGCGGCGACGCTGAAGCCTGTGAATATCAAGAAGGGCCAGTTCCTCGCGCCGCATGACATGAAGCAGGTGGCGCTGAAGGCGCGCGACGCGGCCATCGAGGCGGGCGGGGACGGCAACACCATCATGGTGTGCGAGCGCGGAGTCTCGTTCGGCTACAACAACCTGGTGTCCGATATGCGGTCGCTGGCCATCATGCGCGAAACGGACTGCCCGGTGGTGTTCGACGCCACGCATTCGGTACAGTTGCCGGGCGGGCAGGGCACCTCGTCCGGCGGGCAGCGCGAATTCGTGCCGGTCCTGGCGCGCGCGGCCGTGGCGGTCGGCGTGGCCGGACTGTTCATGGAAACCCACCCCAATCCGGCTTGCGCGCTTTCCGATGGCCCCAATGCCGTGCCCCTGCATCGCATGGCCGAGCTGCTCGAATCGCTGGTGGCGCTGGACCGCATCGTCAAGGCGGCGCCCTTCATCGAAGCCAGCTTCGACTAG
- a CDS encoding gamma carbonic anhydrase family protein, which produces MAIYQLDDIAPRIAASAYIADSADIIGDVTLHDDVSIWPQVTIRGDNAPIIIGAGSNIQESSVLHVDEGHGLTVESRVTVGHQAMLHGCTIREGALVGIQAIVLNDAVVGRNCLIGAGALIPEGRVIPDNSLVIGIGKVVRQLTEEEIARMHHNTAGYVERARQYKRSLKRLG; this is translated from the coding sequence ATGGCCATCTACCAGTTGGACGACATCGCGCCGCGCATCGCCGCCAGCGCATACATTGCCGATAGCGCCGACATCATCGGCGACGTCACGTTGCACGATGACGTCAGCATCTGGCCGCAAGTCACCATACGCGGCGACAACGCGCCCATCATCATCGGCGCCGGCAGCAATATCCAGGAATCCTCCGTCCTGCACGTGGACGAAGGCCATGGCCTGACCGTCGAGTCCCGTGTCACCGTTGGGCACCAGGCCATGCTGCACGGCTGCACGATCCGCGAAGGCGCGTTGGTGGGCATCCAGGCCATCGTGCTCAACGATGCGGTGGTCGGCCGCAATTGCCTGATCGGCGCGGGCGCGCTGATTCCCGAAGGCCGGGTCATCCCGGACAATAGCCTCGTGATAGGCATAGGCAAGGTCGTACGCCAGCTCACCGAAGAAGAAATCGCGCGCATGCACCACAACACCGCTGGCTATGTCGAACGCGCGCGCCAGTACAAGCGGTCGCTCAAGCGCCTGGGCTAG
- the ftsB gene encoding cell division protein FtsB — protein MRLLFLVLLALVCLIQYPLWFGKGGWFKVWDLQKQMAAQQAVNEGMRARNAALDAEVRDLETGTGALEERARSELGMMKDGEVFVQIVPAGTPLPVKPPAAPPAQNTPPRR, from the coding sequence ATGCGTTTGCTGTTCCTGGTTCTGCTGGCCCTGGTTTGTCTGATCCAATATCCCTTGTGGTTCGGCAAGGGGGGCTGGTTCAAGGTATGGGACCTGCAGAAGCAGATGGCCGCGCAGCAAGCAGTGAATGAAGGCATGCGCGCGCGCAATGCTGCGCTCGACGCTGAAGTCCGCGACCTTGAAACGGGAACCGGCGCGCTCGAAGAACGCGCACGCAGCGAACTGGGCATGATGAAGGACGGCGAAGTGTTCGTTCAGATCGTGCCGGCCGGCACGCCCTTGCCGGTCAAGCCGCCCGCCGCGCCACCTGCCCAGAACACTCCTCCGCGGCGCTAG
- a CDS encoding beta-propeller fold lactonase family protein: protein MGPALVTLAVVAAMVLPGLAQATLGNKAIGNVFAYEGQDPNRIAFTPDGSKAYVTNALSDTVSVIDTRQGAETGIIKLPAGSTPANIAVSPDGRKAYVLNLGSHTVAVIDTTTDTVGKQGNVLKYQGSNPYGIAFHPDPARHLAYVTNNDASATVSVIDTSSDTQTGTIAGYAPGQGAHGVAFSPDGTMAYVATATSVAVIDVANARQSRQIAGYAGTTPLNVAFVSNAKAYVTNQESASVSVIDAASNRQIGTIEGFTGTYPAVVAVAPNGASAYVTGYGSDSVSVIDTGKDRQTGTVDMGQFKGLHPNGVAFRPDPNPDKAGDIAYVANNGSNSVSIIQVERAAAIIATILPATGTTLGGTNVTITGSNLTDSTGVTFAGTPGTNLNVVSNTELTVVTPPAPGGMPAAVDVVVQNGGGQGEAKGGYTYTTLFSR, encoded by the coding sequence ATGGGGCCTGCCCTGGTCACGCTCGCTGTCGTCGCGGCCATGGTGCTGCCAGGGCTCGCGCAGGCTACCCTGGGCAACAAGGCCATCGGCAATGTTTTCGCATACGAAGGCCAGGATCCCAATCGAATCGCCTTTACGCCGGACGGAAGCAAAGCCTACGTCACCAACGCCTTGTCTGATACCGTGTCGGTGATCGACACGCGTCAGGGCGCGGAAACCGGCATCATCAAACTGCCCGCGGGAAGCACCCCGGCCAATATTGCGGTCTCTCCGGATGGACGCAAGGCGTACGTTCTCAACCTGGGTTCGCATACGGTCGCAGTCATCGATACGACGACAGATACCGTGGGCAAGCAGGGGAATGTGCTGAAGTACCAGGGCAGCAATCCCTACGGTATTGCTTTCCATCCGGATCCGGCCAGGCACCTGGCCTATGTCACGAACAACGACGCCAGCGCGACCGTATCCGTGATCGACACATCGAGCGATACGCAAACAGGCACCATCGCCGGCTACGCCCCGGGCCAAGGCGCGCATGGCGTGGCCTTCTCTCCGGATGGAACAATGGCTTATGTCGCGACCGCGACGTCGGTGGCGGTGATCGACGTCGCGAACGCCAGGCAAAGCCGACAGATCGCGGGCTATGCCGGGACCACACCTCTCAATGTCGCTTTCGTGTCCAACGCGAAAGCCTATGTCACCAACCAGGAGTCGGCCAGCGTGTCCGTCATCGATGCCGCAAGCAACAGGCAAATCGGCACCATCGAGGGGTTTACCGGCACGTATCCGGCCGTCGTGGCCGTGGCGCCGAATGGCGCCAGCGCCTATGTGACGGGCTATGGTTCGGATTCGGTGTCGGTGATCGACACGGGCAAGGACAGGCAGACCGGGACCGTCGATATGGGCCAGTTCAAGGGCCTGCACCCCAACGGTGTGGCGTTCCGTCCGGATCCGAACCCCGACAAGGCCGGAGATATCGCCTATGTGGCGAACAATGGCTCGAACAGTGTCTCCATCATCCAGGTCGAGCGAGCTGCCGCCATCATCGCCACGATACTGCCCGCCACGGGAACGACCCTGGGCGGGACCAATGTCACCATTACCGGATCCAATCTGACCGACAGTACAGGCGTCACCTTTGCAGGCACGCCGGGGACCAACCTCAACGTGGTCTCCAACACGGAACTGACCGTGGTGACGCCGCCCGCCCCGGGCGGCATGCCCGCGGCCGTCGACGTGGTGGTGCAGAATGGCGGGGGCCAGGGGGAAGCCAAGGGCGGATACACCTACACCACGCTGTTTTCCCGCTAG
- the hslO gene encoding Hsp33 family molecular chaperone HslO translates to MTDLLKKYLFEDRTVRVQAVRLHETWRAAQVNHDYPIAVRRLLGELIAASTLLAANLKFEGSLVMQVQGDGPIALLVVECRADLSLRATVKLRQDHVVPDTGTMQSLMNPGGNGRFIVVLDPQRKAPGQQPYQGIVPIVGDTVADALSHYMQQSEQLETRLWLASDEQHAAGLLLQRLPEQGGSAHTPGAAEETWNRAGQLAATLKPDELLGTDVDTLIHRLYWEETLIAFDPLGVRWHCPCNRTKVSDMLRMLGRAEVEDILSERGKVEVACDFCGKPYVFDAVDCAGLFSGSRTFPEQDPPTVH, encoded by the coding sequence ATGACCGATCTTCTGAAGAAATACCTGTTCGAAGACCGTACCGTACGCGTGCAAGCGGTACGTCTGCACGAAACCTGGCGCGCCGCGCAGGTGAATCACGACTATCCCATCGCGGTGAGACGCCTGCTGGGCGAACTCATCGCCGCATCGACACTGCTGGCTGCAAACCTGAAATTCGAAGGCTCCCTGGTCATGCAGGTGCAGGGCGATGGTCCAATCGCCCTGCTTGTCGTGGAATGCCGCGCCGACCTGAGCCTGCGCGCGACCGTCAAACTGCGCCAGGACCATGTCGTTCCGGATACCGGCACCATGCAAAGCCTGATGAACCCGGGCGGCAACGGTCGCTTCATCGTCGTGCTGGACCCTCAACGCAAGGCGCCGGGCCAGCAGCCCTACCAGGGCATCGTTCCCATCGTCGGTGACACGGTCGCCGATGCGCTCAGCCACTACATGCAGCAGTCGGAACAGCTCGAAACCCGTCTCTGGCTGGCATCGGACGAACAGCATGCAGCCGGCCTGCTGCTGCAACGACTGCCCGAGCAAGGCGGAAGCGCGCACACACCCGGCGCCGCCGAGGAAACCTGGAACCGGGCCGGCCAGCTGGCAGCGACGCTGAAGCCGGACGAACTGCTGGGAACCGACGTCGACACCCTGATCCATCGCCTGTATTGGGAAGAAACGCTCATCGCGTTCGACCCCCTGGGCGTGCGCTGGCATTGTCCCTGCAACCGCACCAAGGTGTCGGACATGCTGCGCATGCTGGGCCGCGCCGAGGTGGAAGACATCCTGTCGGAACGGGGCAAGGTAGAGGTGGCCTGCGATTTCTGCGGCAAGCCCTATGTGTTCGACGCCGTCGATTGCGCGGGCCTGTTTTCCGGCTCCCGTACCTTCCCCGAACAGGACCCGCCCACGGTCCACTGA